A region from the Oncorhynchus tshawytscha isolate Ot180627B linkage group LG26, Otsh_v2.0, whole genome shotgun sequence genome encodes:
- the acod1 gene encoding cis-aconitate decarboxylase, which produces MLRKVSHHSVTESFGAAISSLNAVHLTDTVIHRSKRMMLDTLGVGLLGTSTAVFSKALQYSQFFKSVERSSVWGRSGMTLPPQYAAFVNGIAVHSMDFDDTWHPATHPSGAVLPAILALAETLPTQTSGLDLLLAFNAGIEVQGQLMRFSKEAHNIPRRFHPPAVVGVMGSAAASAKLLALSPAQCVHSLAIAASSAGAPMANAATQTKPLHTGNAARRGLEAAKLALLGLEGSQAILDLESGFGVFYSDYSPSELPGTNGGCGGGFRWVLEEQDVAIKRFPAHLGMHWVVDAALEARAKLGASGEPDLCKVQKVVLRVPPSRYIDCPFPAMEHQARHSFQFNACSALLDNQVSVNSFSGPQIDRPALRELLAKVRVENPQDNHPSFDKMYCEVTVEMEHGESVTARCDTFYGHWRKPLSQEDLVGKFEANASTVLSQEAVESVVDIIGNIEKCPDCTVLRSYLQMSRPTTHLFREHLG; this is translated from the exons ATGCTACGCAAGGTTTCCCATCAT AGTGTCACAGAGAGTTTTGGTGCGGCCATCTCCAGCCTTAACGCAGTTCACCTGACAGATACTGTGATCCACAGGAGTAAGAGGATGATGCTGGACACATTGGGAGTGGGGCTCTTGGGGACCAGTACAGCGGTCTTCAGCAAGGCTCTCCAGTACAGCCAG TTCTTCAAATCAGTGGAGAGGAGCAGTGTGTGGGGAAGATCAGGGATGACACTGCCACCCCAGTATGCTGCCTTCGTCAACGGCATAGCG GTGCACTCTATGGACTTTGATGATACGTGGCACCCTGCAACCCACCCCTCTGGGGCCGTGCTCCCTGCCATCCTGGCCCTGGCAGAGACTCTGCCCACCCAGACATCTGGCCTGGACCTGCTGCTGGCCTTCAACGCAGGCATCGAGGTGCAGGGGCAACTCATGAGGTTCTCCAAGGAGGCCCACAATATACCTAGAAG GTTCCACCCTCCTGCTGTTGTGGGAGTGATGGGCAGTGCAGCAGCTTCAGCTAAGCTCCTAGCCCTCTCCCCAGCCCAGTGTGTCCACTCTCTGGCTATCGCTGCCTCCTCCGCGGGGGCCCCCATGGCCAATGCAGCTACCCAGACCAAACCCCTCCACACTGGCAATGCCGCCCGCAGAGGCCTAGAGGCCGCCAAGCTCGCCCTGCTGGGGCTGGAGGGAAGTCAGGCCATCCTGGATCTCGAGTCCGGCTTCGGGGTCTTCTACTCAGACTACAGTCCCTCGGAGCTCCCTGGGACtaatggtggttgtggtggtgggtttCGATGGGTTTTGGAGGAGCAGGACGTGGCCATCAAGCGCTTCCCGGCCCATCTGGGAATGCACTGGGTGGTGGATGCCGCCTTGGAAGCCCGGGCTAAGCTTGGAGCATCCGGAGAACCTGACCTCTGTAAGGTCCAGAAGGTGGTGCTCCGAGTGCCTCCCTCCAGGTACATTGACTGCCCCTTCCCGGCCATGGAGCACCAGGCCAGGCATTCATTTCAGTTCAATGCCTGCTCAGCCCTGCTGGACAACCAGGTGTCCGTGAACTCCTTCAGCGGGCCTCAGATAGACAGGCCGGCCTTGAGGGAGCTCCTGGCCAAGGTCAGAGTCGAGAACCCCCAAGACAACCACCCCAGCTTTGACAAGATGTACTGCGAggtgacagtagagatggagcaTGGGGAGAGTGTCACAGCCAGGTGTGATACCTTCTACGGCCACTGGAGGAAGCCATTGAGTCAGGAGGACTTAGTTGGGAAATTCGAGGCGAACGCCTCCACTGTGCTTAGCCAAGAAGCTGTGGAGAGTGTTGTGGACATTATAGGGAATATAGAGAAGTGCCCGGACTGTACGGTGCTGAGATCATATCTGCAGATGAGCAGGCCGACAACCCATCTCTTCAGAGAACACCTTGGCTAA